One genomic segment of Arachis duranensis cultivar V14167 chromosome 4, aradu.V14167.gnm2.J7QH, whole genome shotgun sequence includes these proteins:
- the LOC107485866 gene encoding uncharacterized protein LOC107485866 — MKISPKDSTSEMFLQTSSWSITKLMAFFFLIISISSVTILTHSSYNHQCSHHPTSMTIQISDPPSSAPPPLLLSLQQTTTPTKQHHRQPIVLDDHKSRTNLSHIVFGIGATSNFWNHRKQYIKLWWRPNVTTGNVWLDQKVQIENGEDSLLPTLRVSSDTSKFKYNHPNGHRSGIRLSRIVSETVRLKMKNVRWFVMGDDDTVFVTENLVKVLQKYDHNEFYYIGSSSESHMQNIYFSYNMAFGGGGFAISYSLALALEKMQDRCIQRYPSLFGSDDRIQACMAELGVPLTKENGFHQFDLKGNLFGLLAAHPVTPLISLHHLDLVEPIFPNMTRVQALQRLKGPIKLDPYGLMQQSICYDKTRVWTISVSWGYAVQIFRGIFLPRDVELPATTFSNWNSKSDHNAFPFSTRPSNRNVCQKPFVFYFSNVTYDGFADETISDYVRVDPNPDCRWKIPGPTQVRKIEVHKKPDPHMWEKAPRRNCCRVRPRKEEETLVIDVRECREDEVLEL, encoded by the exons ATGAAAATAAGTCCAAAAGATTCAACATCAGAAATGTTCCTTCAAACATCATCATGGAGCATCACAAAGCTAATggctttcttcttcctcataaTCTCCATCTCCTCCGTCACAATCCTAACCCATTCATCATACAATCATCAATGTTCTCATCACCCCACATCAATGACGATTCAAATATCCGACCCACCAtcatcagcaccaccaccattaCTACTATCTCTTCAACAAACCACCACCCCAACAAAACAACACCACCGTCAACCCATTGTTCTTGATGATCACAAAAGTAGAACCAACTTATCCCACATAGTGTTTGGCATAGGAGCAACATCAAATTTCTGGAACCATAGGAAACAGTACATTAAACTATGGTGGAGGCCTAATGTGACTACGGGTAATGTGTGGCTTGACCAAAAGGTTCAAATTGAAAATGGTGAAGACTCATTGCTTCCAACATTGAGGGTTTCTAGTGACACATCCAAGTTCAAGTACAACCACCCCAATGGACACAG GTCAGGGATTCGTTTATCACGGATAGTATCTGAGACAGTGAGGCTAAAGATGAAGAATGTGAGGTGGTTTGTGATGGGGGATGATGACACAGTGTTTGTGACAGAGAATTTGGTTAAGGTGCTACAAAAATATGATCATAATGAATTCTATTACATAGGGTCAAGTTCAGAGAGTCACATGCAGAACATTTATTTCTCATATAACATGGCATTTGGAGGAGGTGGGTTTGCAATTAGTTACTCTTTGGCACTGGCATTGGAGAAGATGCAAGATAGGTGCATTCAGAGGTACCCTTCATTGTTTGGTTCAGATGATAGGATTCAAGCTTGTATGGCTGAGCTTGGTGTTCCACTTACTAAGGAGAATGGATTTCATCAG TTCGATTTAAAAGGAAATCTATTTGGGCTCCTAGCAGCCCATCCAGTTACACCACTAATATCTCTTCATCACCTGGACCTAGTGGAGCCCATATTCCCAAACATGACAAGAGTCCAGGCCCTGCAGAGGCTCAAAGGCCCAATAAAACTTGACCCTTATGGCCTTATGCAACAATCCATTTGCTACGACAAAACCCGGGTTTGGACCATATCCGTGTCTTGGGGGTATGCGGTTCAAATATTCCGGGGCATCTTCTTGCCCCGGGATGTAGAGTTGCCGGCGACAACCTTCTCAAATTGGAATAGCAAATCCGATCACAATGCATTTCCATTCAGCACGCGTCCTTCTAATCGTAATGTTTGCCAGAAGCCTtttgttttttacttttctaaTGTCACCTATGATGGCTTCGCTGATGAAACGATAAGCGACTATGTTCGAGTCGATCCGAACCCGGATTGTAGGTGGAAAATTCCGGGTCCTACCCAGGTCAGAAAAATAGAAGTCCACAAGAAACCTGACCCGCATATGTGGGAGAAG GCTCCACGAAGAAACTGTTGCAGGGTTCGaccaagaaaggaggaagagacTCTTGTGATTGATGTAAGGGAATGTAGAGAAGATGAAGTTCTTGAATTGTAG